The Zobellia alginiliquefaciens genome contains a region encoding:
- the gltX gene encoding glutamate--tRNA ligase — MSQRVRVRFAPSPTGPLHIGGVRTALFNYLFAKKHGGDFILRIEDTDQNRYVEGAEQYIVDALKWCGLAFDEGPGQKGNFGPYRQSERNLLYKQYAEELIANGKAYYAFDTAEKLDFHRKDHEAKGKTFIYNWHNRLKLDNSLSLMPEDVQKRLDAGEDYVVRFLTPPDEKLHLKDIVRGNIEIDTNVLDDKVLFKSDGMPTYHLANIVDDHLMEITHVIRGEEWLPSLALHQQLYDAFGWNAPEFAHLPLIMKPVGKGKLSKRDGEKMGFPVFPLSWNESIGYKEEGYFSEAVVNFLALLGWNPGTEQEIFSLEELVETFSLQRVNKSGARFDPDKTKWYNQQYLQTKTNAELAKLYADILHEKSIAVDEKPEDYLENVVGLIKERAVFVADFWDLSDYFFVPPTSYNEKAVKKQWKEGTPEILNRLVSVLEGISDFSSVNVETIVKDWIGQEELSFGKVMPPLRLVIVGDMKGPHLFDIMAMIGKADSITRIQKAISALA, encoded by the coding sequence ATGAGCCAAAGAGTACGCGTACGTTTTGCACCAAGCCCTACAGGGCCATTGCACATAGGCGGTGTTCGCACTGCCCTATTCAATTATTTATTCGCCAAAAAACACGGCGGGGACTTCATATTGAGAATAGAAGATACTGATCAAAACCGCTACGTTGAAGGTGCCGAGCAATATATTGTTGACGCACTCAAATGGTGTGGCCTTGCTTTTGATGAAGGCCCAGGCCAAAAAGGTAATTTTGGACCTTATAGACAAAGTGAACGTAATCTCCTGTACAAGCAGTATGCCGAGGAGTTGATAGCCAACGGGAAAGCCTATTATGCCTTTGATACCGCAGAAAAGTTGGATTTTCATAGAAAAGACCATGAGGCAAAAGGTAAGACCTTTATTTACAACTGGCACAACCGGTTAAAACTGGATAACTCCTTATCCCTAATGCCCGAAGATGTTCAAAAACGCTTGGACGCAGGGGAAGATTATGTGGTTCGTTTTTTAACGCCTCCGGATGAAAAATTACATTTAAAAGATATTGTTCGCGGTAACATTGAAATTGACACTAATGTTCTGGACGATAAAGTTCTTTTCAAAAGTGACGGAATGCCTACCTATCACCTTGCCAACATTGTGGATGACCACCTAATGGAAATTACCCATGTTATTCGTGGTGAGGAGTGGTTGCCTTCTTTAGCACTTCACCAGCAACTATACGATGCTTTTGGGTGGAATGCCCCTGAATTTGCTCACTTACCCTTGATAATGAAACCTGTGGGAAAAGGAAAACTTAGCAAACGTGATGGTGAAAAAATGGGATTCCCTGTATTTCCTCTAAGCTGGAACGAATCCATTGGATACAAAGAAGAAGGTTATTTCTCAGAAGCTGTTGTTAACTTTTTGGCCCTTTTAGGCTGGAACCCAGGTACGGAACAAGAGATTTTTAGTCTAGAGGAATTAGTAGAAACCTTCAGTCTACAGCGTGTTAACAAATCTGGGGCCCGCTTTGATCCTGATAAAACCAAATGGTATAATCAACAGTACCTACAGACAAAAACGAATGCCGAATTGGCTAAACTATATGCAGATATCTTACATGAGAAATCAATTGCAGTTGATGAAAAACCAGAAGATTATCTTGAAAATGTAGTTGGTTTAATAAAAGAACGAGCTGTTTTTGTAGCTGACTTCTGGGATTTATCCGATTACTTCTTTGTTCCACCTACATCTTACAATGAAAAGGCAGTGAAAAAACAATGGAAAGAAGGTACTCCCGAGATTCTAAACCGTTTGGTATCCGTGTTGGAAGGAATATCTGATTTCTCATCCGTAAACGTGGAAACCATTGTAAAAGATTGGATAGGCCAGGAAGAACTCTCTTTTGGTAAAGTGATGCCACCCTTACGCTTAGTGATTGTTGGTGATATGAAAGGCCCGCATTTATTTGATATCATGGCCATGATCGGCAAAGCAGATAGTATAACACGCATTCAAAAAGCAATTTCAGCTTTAGCATAA
- a CDS encoding SPFH domain-containing protein: MGSFIWIPILFFVVVTIISGVFIVKQQTAVLIETFGKFTSVRQSGIQFKIPYVQRIAARISLKIQQLDVIIETKTLDDVFVKLKVSVQYVVIREKVYDAFYKLEYPHEQITSYVFDVVRAEVPKMKLDDVFVKKDDIAIAVKSELQDAMLDYGYDIIKTLVTDIDPDAQVKEAMNRINASEREKIAAQFEGDAARILIVEKAKAEAESKRLQGQGIADQRREIARGLEESVEVLNKVGINSQEASALIVVTQHYDTLQSIGEETNTNLILLPNSPQAGSDMLNNMVASFTASNMIGESMKKSKQNKNDENK, from the coding sequence ATGGGCAGTTTTATTTGGATTCCTATTCTATTCTTTGTTGTTGTGACTATTATCTCCGGCGTATTTATTGTGAAACAACAGACTGCCGTTTTGATTGAAACATTCGGGAAATTTACGAGTGTTAGACAATCAGGAATTCAGTTTAAAATACCTTATGTACAGCGTATTGCGGCAAGAATCAGCTTAAAAATTCAACAATTGGATGTCATCATTGAGACTAAAACCCTAGATGACGTTTTTGTAAAATTAAAAGTCTCTGTTCAATATGTGGTAATTAGGGAAAAGGTTTACGATGCCTTTTATAAATTGGAATATCCGCACGAGCAGATTACTTCGTATGTTTTTGACGTGGTGCGTGCCGAAGTGCCTAAAATGAAACTAGATGATGTTTTTGTAAAAAAAGATGATATAGCCATAGCTGTAAAATCAGAACTACAAGATGCAATGCTAGACTACGGATACGACATTATCAAGACCTTAGTAACCGATATTGACCCGGATGCCCAAGTAAAAGAGGCCATGAACCGTATTAATGCCTCTGAGCGTGAAAAAATCGCTGCTCAATTTGAAGGTGATGCCGCACGTATTCTTATTGTTGAAAAGGCAAAAGCTGAAGCTGAAAGCAAGCGGTTACAGGGCCAAGGAATCGCAGACCAACGTCGTGAAATAGCTCGTGGTCTAGAAGAGTCCGTGGAGGTCTTGAACAAAGTAGGTATCAACTCACAAGAAGCCTCTGCCCTAATCGTAGTTACTCAACATTATGACACATTACAATCTATAGGTGAAGAAACGAATACCAATCTAATCCTACTGCCTAATTCACCACAAGCCGGCAGTGATATGCTAAATAACATGGTGGCTTCCTTTACTGCAAGTAATATGATCGGGGAGTCCATGAAGAAGTCGAAGCAAAATAAAAACGACGAGAATAAATAA
- a CDS encoding DUF6327 family protein, with translation MIPKKYTSFAQIDQDLKILKLQQEIDRENLKMHVQVTKNNLYPSQLLGGFSGIFQKITLSMVAKKLIKKFS, from the coding sequence ATGATACCAAAAAAGTATACTTCCTTTGCACAGATAGATCAAGACCTAAAAATTTTGAAGCTTCAGCAAGAGATAGATCGTGAGAATTTAAAAATGCATGTTCAGGTTACAAAAAATAACTTGTACCCGTCTCAGTTATTGGGTGGGTTTAGCGGTATTTTTCAAAAGATTACGTTATCTATGGTTGCTAAAAAACTTATTAAAAAATTCAGCTAA
- a CDS encoding YtxH domain-containing protein has translation MSNDSGNVLLAVLTGAIIGVGAGILYAPDKGEKTRKKIKKNALKTKDDLTHRITQATEELTKTAEEKKVDFEQKLEDTISNMSYKADDIIMTLENKLADLKKKNAQLQK, from the coding sequence ATGTCAAACGATAGTGGAAATGTTTTATTGGCCGTACTTACCGGAGCAATAATTGGAGTAGGAGCTGGAATATTATATGCACCGGACAAAGGTGAGAAGACCAGAAAGAAAATCAAGAAAAACGCTCTGAAGACAAAAGACGATTTAACCCATAGAATTACTCAAGCTACTGAAGAGTTAACAAAAACTGCGGAAGAGAAAAAGGTTGATTTTGAGCAAAAATTAGAAGATACAATTTCTAATATGAGTTATAAGGCAGATGATATTATTATGACCTTAGAAAACAAATTGGCCGATTTGAAAAAGAAAAACGCTCAATTACAGAAATAA
- a CDS encoding glutamine--tRNA ligase/YqeY domain fusion protein produces the protein MSEAVESLNFIEHIVEEDLKNGYSEEDLRFRFPPEPNGYLHIGHASSICLNFGLGLRYNAPVNLRFDDTNPAKEEQEYVDAIKKDVEWLGFTWDTERYASDYFQQLYDWAIELIKKGKAYVDEQSSEDMAIQKGTPTQAGTNSPYRDRSVEENLSIFQKMKDGEFEEGTHVLRAKIDMSSSNMLMRDPIMYRVLHKAHHRTNTDWCIYPMYDWTHGESDYIEQVSHSFCTLEFAMHRELYDWFLDQVTDSKKLRPKQREFARRNLSHTVVSKRKLLQLVEQNVVTGWDDPRMSTLSGLRRRGYTPESIRNFVETIGIAKRDNLIDVSLLEFHLRDHLNKISPRVMGVLDPVRVVITNYPEGKVELLETENNPEDESAGTREVPFSREIYIEKEDFREEANRKFFRLKLGGEVRLKSGYIIKAESCTKDTDGNITEIQCTYDPKSKSGSGTEESLRKVKGTLHWVSVAHALEAEVRLYDRLFTDESPDSHKDKDFMEFINPDSLKVITGFLEPSLADAKAGDRFQFQRIGYFCVDPDSTNEKLVFNKTVGLRDTWAKLQNK, from the coding sequence ATGAGCGAGGCAGTTGAATCGTTGAATTTCATCGAACATATTGTTGAAGAAGACTTAAAAAATGGCTATTCTGAGGAGGATTTACGCTTCCGTTTTCCACCCGAACCCAATGGCTATTTACATATAGGCCATGCAAGTTCAATTTGCTTGAATTTTGGGCTGGGATTACGCTATAATGCACCTGTTAATTTAAGGTTTGATGACACCAATCCGGCCAAAGAGGAACAGGAGTATGTAGACGCTATTAAGAAGGATGTGGAATGGCTAGGTTTTACATGGGATACCGAAAGGTATGCTTCTGATTATTTCCAACAATTGTATGATTGGGCTATTGAATTGATCAAGAAAGGAAAGGCCTATGTAGATGAGCAGTCATCGGAGGATATGGCCATCCAAAAAGGGACTCCTACACAAGCTGGTACGAACAGTCCTTACAGAGATCGTTCTGTAGAAGAGAATTTGTCTATTTTTCAAAAAATGAAAGATGGTGAATTTGAAGAGGGAACACATGTTTTGAGAGCAAAAATTGATATGAGTTCTTCTAACATGCTCATGCGCGACCCAATAATGTACCGAGTGTTACATAAAGCCCATCACCGCACAAATACTGATTGGTGTATTTACCCAATGTATGATTGGACACATGGTGAAAGTGACTATATAGAACAAGTTTCCCATTCCTTCTGTACACTAGAATTTGCGATGCACCGCGAACTTTATGATTGGTTTTTAGATCAAGTAACGGATAGTAAAAAGTTACGGCCCAAACAGCGTGAGTTTGCACGTAGGAACCTTAGCCATACGGTAGTCAGTAAACGAAAACTGCTGCAATTGGTAGAACAGAATGTGGTTACAGGATGGGATGACCCTAGGATGAGCACCTTATCAGGATTACGTAGACGTGGTTATACACCAGAGTCTATCCGAAACTTTGTGGAAACCATTGGTATTGCCAAGCGGGATAATTTGATTGATGTTTCTCTCTTAGAGTTTCATTTGCGTGATCACTTGAATAAAATTTCACCGAGGGTAATGGGTGTTTTAGATCCTGTGAGAGTTGTGATTACCAATTACCCTGAAGGTAAAGTTGAGTTGTTGGAAACTGAAAATAATCCCGAAGATGAAAGTGCGGGTACGCGTGAAGTTCCTTTCTCTAGAGAGATATACATAGAGAAGGAGGATTTTAGGGAGGAAGCAAATCGTAAGTTCTTCCGTTTAAAATTAGGTGGAGAGGTTAGACTTAAATCGGGCTATATTATCAAAGCGGAGAGTTGCACAAAAGATACCGATGGGAATATTACGGAAATTCAATGTACGTATGATCCTAAAAGTAAGAGTGGCAGTGGAACGGAAGAAAGCCTACGTAAAGTTAAGGGCACGTTGCATTGGGTATCTGTTGCACATGCTTTAGAGGCTGAGGTGAGGCTTTATGATCGTTTGTTTACGGACGAAAGTCCAGATTCGCACAAGGATAAGGATTTTATGGAATTCATTAATCCGGATTCGTTAAAAGTTATTACCGGATTTTTAGAACCTAGTTTGGCCGATGCCAAAGCAGGAGATAGATTCCAGTTTCAGCGAATAGGTTATTTCTGTGTTGACCCAGATTCAACTAATGAAAAATTGGTTTTTAATAAAACGGTTGGCTTAAGAGATACTTGGGCAAAACTTCAGAATAAGTAA